The genomic window ATTTTTTCAGAGGTTGGCGGAGTGTAAATCGTGTCATTGATTCTTACAAAAACATTCATGGTTCCGCTCTCTTCAAAATATTCGTGGGTAGCATCATCCGTCCAGATAATCTGCTCATATCCTTCTTCGATCGCCAGCTGGGTCGGGTAAAAAGAAGCCGCGTAGTTTCCTGCTGCTTTAGCCGAACCTACTCCACCGCTTGCCGCTCTGGAATAATGATCCGAGATTTTTACGGAAACAGGTTCTGTATAATACATTTTAGCAGGTGTTGCTACGATGGCAAACATATATTTATTGGATACCCTTGCTTTCAATGCTTCTTCCGTTGCAAAGATCAGCGGTCTGATATATAACGACATTCCTTCTCCGTAAGGGATCCAGTCTCTGTCTGCATCTACCAATGCTTTCAGCCCGTCCAGGAACATTTCTTCCGTTACTTCAGGCATCGCAAGACGTTTCGCCGATTTGTTGATACGTTCAAAATTCTTTTCAGGCCTGAAAAGGAAAACCTGTCCGTCTTTGTCTTTATAGGCTTTCATACCTTCAAAACAAGCCTGTCCGTAGTTTACCCCCATCATCGCAGGAGTAAATTGTAAAGGACCATAAGGAACCAATTTTACATCACCCCACTTCCCGTCTTCGTACTCACAGATGATCATATGATCGATGAATGTGTTTCCGAATGAAAAGTTGTTAGGGTCGAATGTAGAAATTCGGGAGTTTTCAGTTTTTTGAATTATCATTTCTAAAATTTTTTATGAGGTTCTACAAATTTAATATAATTTTCTAAATATAAAAATTTTAGAGTAAATTTGTAAAAAAATAGCTTGAAACGAGAAATTAAGACTACCAACGACGGCAGCAAGACACTATATATCAACGAATTAAATGAAAACTATCATTCACACCATGGTGCATTACAGGAAGCCGAACACGTGTTTATTAAAAATGGATTAAATTTAATAAATGATTACGAAATTAATATTTTAGAACTCGGTTTTGGAACAGGTTTGAATGTTTTGGTAACAATTAATGAATATTTAAAAACTGACAAAAGTCATATCATCAACTATTTTACTCTTGAAAAGTATCCTATAAATACATCAGAAATTGACGATTTGGCGTATTTTGAGCTTTTTGATAA from Chryseobacterium sp. SORGH_AS_0447 includes these protein-coding regions:
- a CDS encoding branched-chain amino acid aminotransferase, whose protein sequence is MIIQKTENSRISTFDPNNFSFGNTFIDHMIICEYEDGKWGDVKLVPYGPLQFTPAMMGVNYGQACFEGMKAYKDKDGQVFLFRPEKNFERINKSAKRLAMPEVTEEMFLDGLKALVDADRDWIPYGEGMSLYIRPLIFATEEALKARVSNKYMFAIVATPAKMYYTEPVSVKISDHYSRAASGGVGSAKAAGNYAASFYPTQLAIEEGYEQIIWTDDATHEYFEESGTMNVFVRINDTIYTPPTSEKILDGVTRDSFIQLANKRGIEVKVEPIKVKDVIEAQKNGTLKEVWGVGTAVVTTVFQALGYNGEKLELPRLSDEESFAVLLKNDLVDLQTNLAEDPFGWRVKVDHVLETV